In the Leptotrichia sp. oral taxon 212 genome, one interval contains:
- a CDS encoding PTS sugar transporter subunit IIC — protein MFDKLEKVLGPLASKLSSNKVLAAIRDGFLVGTPLIIAASIFLVIGNFPIEGYEKFVAQFLGEGWDGYLNAVIRSTFGVIALLGVIGIGYYYAKAKGVEGISGAAVSLVAFLIISPQSHDLFVNAEGKAFRGFALRNLGTEGLFLAMITALLAVTVFAAVKNKGWTIKLPEGVPPAVMNSFAALIPSMFVMLLFFVLRLFFYFFTKDQYAHDFIYKVLQGPLEGLGKNLFFEPIYQFLSTLFWFFGINGPAVTNTVFSPLHLAMTTGNQEAFAAHMPLPHIFTGSFSDFFCNFGGGGSTLSLVLLMIFKGKSERMKKLGKLSIVPGIFGINEMVIFGLPVVLNPIIAIPFLLTPLVNTILGTLATVLHIIPRTTGTLLPWTTPLFFSGWLSTGSIVAGLFQIVQVAIGCMIYYPFFKILDTQYLQDETKPVEQNEKDDLEDISLDDISF, from the coding sequence ATGTTTGATAAGTTGGAAAAAGTGTTAGGGCCTTTGGCATCTAAATTGAGTAGTAATAAAGTTTTAGCAGCAATCCGTGATGGATTTCTTGTGGGAACACCGTTAATTATAGCAGCTTCAATATTTTTAGTTATTGGTAATTTCCCTATTGAAGGATATGAAAAATTTGTTGCACAGTTTTTAGGTGAAGGATGGGACGGATATCTTAATGCTGTTATCCGTTCAACATTTGGAGTAATAGCACTTCTTGGTGTTATCGGTATTGGATATTATTATGCGAAGGCAAAGGGAGTAGAAGGAATTTCAGGAGCAGCTGTATCATTAGTAGCATTCCTTATTATAAGCCCTCAGTCTCATGATTTGTTTGTAAATGCAGAAGGAAAAGCTTTTAGAGGTTTTGCACTTAGAAATTTAGGAACAGAAGGTTTATTCCTTGCAATGATTACAGCATTACTTGCTGTAACTGTATTTGCTGCAGTTAAAAATAAAGGATGGACAATAAAACTTCCTGAAGGAGTTCCGCCTGCAGTAATGAATTCATTTGCGGCATTAATACCAAGTATGTTTGTAATGCTTCTGTTCTTTGTGTTAAGACTTTTCTTCTATTTCTTTACAAAAGATCAGTATGCACATGACTTTATTTATAAAGTTCTGCAAGGTCCTCTTGAAGGTTTAGGAAAGAATCTCTTCTTTGAACCGATTTATCAGTTCCTATCAACATTATTCTGGTTCTTTGGTATTAATGGTCCTGCTGTTACAAATACAGTTTTCTCTCCATTACACCTGGCTATGACAACAGGAAATCAGGAAGCATTTGCGGCTCATATGCCATTACCTCATATATTTACAGGTTCATTCTCTGATTTCTTCTGTAACTTCGGTGGAGGAGGAAGTACACTATCTCTAGTGTTGCTGATGATTTTTAAAGGTAAGTCAGAACGTATGAAAAAATTAGGAAAATTATCTATAGTGCCTGGAATTTTTGGAATAAACGAAATGGTTATTTTTGGACTTCCAGTTGTATTGAACCCAATTATTGCGATTCCATTTTTGTTAACACCGCTTGTTAATACAATTTTAGGTACACTTGCAACAGTATTACATATTATTCCTCGTACTACAGGAACATTATTACCTTGGACAACGCCTTTATTCTTTTCAGGATGGCTTTCTACAGGAAGTATAGTTGCAGGACTTTTCCAGATAGTACAGGTAGCAATAGGATGTATGATTTACTATCCATTCTTTAAAATATTGGATACTCAGTATTTGCAAGATGAAACAAAACCTGTAGAACAAAATGAAAAAGATGATTTAGAAGACATTTCGCTTGATGATATCTCTTTCTAG
- a CDS encoding PEP phosphonomutase: protein MGKRLLSCFTSDFNKMSGQDLKNAIKASEGRTVLSENVAGRRSVTGDVTNSELARAFGADLILLNGIDVYNPVIDALPESDEPIKLVKKLTGRPIGLNLEPVDLKADMMEEIEIIPEGRICSEATLKKIEKMGFDFVCLTGNPGTGVTNSQIAEGIKLAKKHFSGMVIAGKMHSAGVDEPVANLDVVKEFIESGADVIMLPAVGTVPGFTQSEMEKAVKYIKENGALSMSAIGTSQESSTRETIRQIAIMNKIAGVDIQHIGDAGYSGVANFENIMELSIAIRGVRHTVRMIAASNDR from the coding sequence ATGGGAAAAAGATTGCTTAGCTGCTTTACCAGTGATTTTAATAAAATGTCTGGTCAGGATTTAAAGAATGCAATAAAGGCAAGTGAAGGCAGAACAGTGTTGTCAGAAAATGTTGCAGGAAGAAGAAGCGTTACAGGTGATGTCACAAATAGTGAACTGGCAAGAGCTTTTGGAGCAGACCTTATACTGCTGAATGGAATTGATGTGTATAATCCGGTTATAGATGCTCTTCCTGAGTCAGATGAGCCTATAAAGCTTGTAAAAAAACTTACAGGAAGACCTATAGGACTTAATCTGGAACCTGTAGATCTGAAAGCTGACATGATGGAAGAAATAGAGATTATCCCTGAAGGAAGAATATGTTCAGAAGCTACACTGAAAAAGATAGAAAAAATGGGATTTGACTTTGTATGCCTGACAGGTAATCCTGGAACAGGAGTTACAAACAGCCAGATTGCTGAAGGAATAAAACTGGCTAAAAAGCATTTTTCAGGAATGGTAATAGCAGGTAAAATGCACTCTGCAGGAGTTGACGAACCTGTTGCAAATTTAGATGTTGTAAAAGAATTTATTGAAAGTGGTGCAGATGTTATAATGCTTCCGGCTGTAGGAACAGTACCTGGATTTACTCAGAGTGAAATGGAAAAAGCTGTAAAATATATCAAAGAAAATGGAGCACTTTCAATGTCTGCAATAGGAACAAGTCAGGAAAGCTCCACAAGAGAAACAATAAGACAAATAGCGATAATGAATAAAATTGCGGGAGTGGATATTCAGCATATTGGAGATGCAGGATATTCAGGAGTTGCAAACTTTGAAAATATAATGGAACTTTCCATAGCAATAAGAGGAGTAAGACATACAGTCAGAATGATTGCAGCTTCAAATGACAGATAG
- a CDS encoding PTS sugar transporter subunit IIB — protein sequence MKRIYLFCSAGMSTSLVAKRMQEVADKHSLPVEVKAFPDNKIDVIVEEFHPDVILLGPQVKFKLEQTASKYEPQGIPVAVIDLEDYGKVDGERILKRAIKILKEKAGK from the coding sequence ATGAAAAGAATATACTTGTTTTGCAGTGCAGGAATGTCTACAAGCTTAGTTGCCAAAAGGATGCAGGAAGTGGCAGATAAACATAGTCTTCCCGTTGAAGTGAAGGCTTTTCCTGACAATAAGATAGATGTTATTGTCGAGGAATTTCATCCTGATGTAATTCTTTTAGGACCACAGGTAAAGTTTAAGCTTGAACAGACAGCTTCAAAATACGAACCACAGGGTATTCCAGTAGCAGTAATTGATCTTGAAGATTATGGAAAAGTTGATGGAGAACGTATTTTAAAGAGAGCAATAAAAATATTGAAGGAAAAGGCAGGGAAATAA
- a CDS encoding GrdB-related putative oxidoreductase — MRIVLFFDQIQSGTGGKEGANVELALEKGGIGSYMMFSEYIKNIGGTVLATTYCSDNYFNENQELVLEKMTGLLNKVKADILLCGPCFNYYNYAEMSSILAEHIKKETDCKPVVVCSEENKEIIDKYKNDLVMIKMPKKGGVGLRESLQNMAKVIKKVYDGADLSEVSDYIYK, encoded by the coding sequence ATGAGAATAGTTTTATTTTTTGATCAGATTCAATCTGGAACAGGCGGGAAAGAAGGAGCTAATGTGGAACTTGCACTGGAAAAGGGTGGAATTGGTTCATACATGATGTTTTCAGAATATATAAAAAATATAGGTGGAACAGTGCTTGCAACAACATACTGCAGCGACAACTATTTTAATGAAAATCAGGAACTTGTCCTTGAAAAAATGACGGGTCTTCTGAATAAGGTAAAAGCTGATATTCTTTTGTGTGGACCATGTTTCAACTATTACAACTATGCAGAAATGTCTTCCATTTTAGCAGAACACATAAAGAAGGAAACAGACTGTAAACCTGTAGTTGTATGTTCGGAAGAAAATAAAGAAATAATAGATAAATATAAAAATGATCTGGTAATGATAAAAATGCCCAAAAAAGGTGGAGTAGGATTACGTGAATCATTGCAGAATATGGCAAAAGTAATTAAAAAAGTTTATGATGGAGCAGATTTATCTGAAGTAAGTGATTATATATATAAATAG
- a CDS encoding replication initiation protein: MNIYFSQKFTNFQKKDIKLEFSKKITKNEKIFLKLLFFKIVSDSYFLEKAEIRFEEILSIPEFSSINNFNSFFKALSEKYISFSVFSPDINFSGFFGILSSFILHSDYCQIFFTEEFKNCFSLKKSFFSLLEIEKFIFMTDSFSFGFYNNIIKNAEDKNEVCLPLSSVKMHLNADNKYERFFDFEKHILKKAIMDINTFTDFSVKYEKIKESGKPTNKIVSINFFITKSRQPYSPYDNTIYKMLELIKEKISNPEEIYRLFVLYVAKRGYKYVYDNINHAKSSFSENFEKNLKRTLMLNLASDNLKLYVSEFKTVKSPIVLFYTLTRKLNEIKRYYPKIEELLRTFKLKDIDSISYFKDNDSFDFSNEYIKIFVRYYSDKKSIIEIYLPGNVIEKMESTPKRIKYFNDK; this comes from the coding sequence ATGAACATATATTTTTCACAAAAATTTACAAATTTTCAGAAAAAGGATATTAAACTTGAATTTTCTAAAAAAATAACAAAAAATGAAAAGATATTTCTTAAATTATTATTTTTCAAAATTGTTTCAGATTCCTATTTTCTGGAAAAAGCTGAAATCAGATTTGAAGAAATTCTTTCCATACCTGAATTTTCTTCTATTAATAATTTTAATTCATTTTTTAAAGCTCTATCAGAAAAGTATATATCTTTTTCTGTTTTTTCTCCGGACATTAATTTTTCCGGTTTTTTTGGAATTCTTTCATCTTTTATTTTGCACTCTGATTATTGTCAGATATTTTTTACAGAAGAATTCAAGAACTGTTTTTCTCTCAAAAAAAGTTTCTTTTCTCTTCTTGAAATTGAAAAATTTATTTTTATGACGGATTCCTTTTCATTTGGTTTTTATAACAATATTATCAAGAATGCCGAAGATAAAAATGAAGTCTGTCTTCCTCTTTCATCTGTAAAAATGCACCTTAATGCAGATAATAAGTATGAAAGATTTTTTGACTTTGAGAAACATATTTTAAAAAAGGCTATAATGGATATAAATACTTTTACAGATTTTTCCGTTAAATATGAAAAAATAAAGGAAAGCGGAAAACCTACCAATAAAATTGTTTCTATCAATTTTTTTATAACTAAATCAAGACAGCCTTACAGTCCATATGACAATACAATCTATAAAATGCTTGAGCTTATTAAAGAAAAAATTTCTAATCCTGAAGAAATTTATCGTTTATTTGTACTGTATGTAGCAAAGAGGGGATATAAATATGTATATGACAATATAAATCATGCTAAGAGTTCTTTTTCTGAAAATTTTGAAAAAAATTTGAAAAGAACATTAATGCTCAATCTCGCATCAGATAATTTGAAACTTTATGTAAGTGAATTTAAAACCGTTAAATCTCCGATAGTTTTATTTTACACCCTTACACGAAAACTCAATGAAATAAAAAGATATTATCCAAAAATTGAAGAACTCCTTCGCACTTTTAAATTGAAAGATATTGATTCCATCAGTTATTTTAAGGATAACGATTCTTTTGATTTTTCAAATGAATATATAAAAATTTTTGTCAGATATTATTCTGATAAAAAATCCATCATTGAAATATATCTTCCAGGTAATGTTATTGAAAAAATGGAAAGTACTCCAAAAAGAATTAAATATTTTAATGATAAATAA
- a CDS encoding M42 family metallopeptidase — MNFDIKWEVLKELTETYAISGFEEDIVNILKKHINLPFSQDGLGSCLFTKEGNGISIMVATHMDEVGFVVKEIDEQGYLYFQNVGNMWSHVLLNQKVAVINEKKNIYYGVIGGPAVHSIKEKEREKVLPIDKLYIDMGVSSKKRIEELGIKVGDMICPYGEMIELNEKGYLAGKAFDNRVSVATGIWLMNMLKKENTGNKVTLAATVQEEVGLRGARTTAHKVFPDLAIAVDTTLAGDTPLNKNNIKLGKGVAINVIDSMTIMNRGLLIYIENLCRKNDIPYQLSCFTDGGTDAGNIHKSGTGILATTLSIPMRYMHTHLGVVHKDDIIATLKLLKLIIEDLTPEKYDRILRENYNYSE, encoded by the coding sequence ATGAATTTTGATATAAAATGGGAAGTTTTGAAGGAGCTGACAGAAACTTATGCAATTTCAGGATTTGAAGAGGATATTGTCAATATATTGAAAAAGCATATAAATCTTCCATTTTCTCAGGATGGTCTTGGATCCTGCCTTTTTACAAAAGAAGGCAACGGTATTTCTATAATGGTAGCCACTCATATGGACGAAGTAGGATTTGTCGTAAAGGAAATAGATGAGCAGGGGTACCTGTATTTTCAGAATGTAGGAAATATGTGGTCGCATGTTCTGCTTAATCAGAAAGTGGCAGTTATAAATGAAAAAAAGAATATATATTATGGTGTTATTGGTGGACCTGCAGTCCATTCAATAAAGGAAAAGGAAAGAGAAAAGGTATTGCCAATTGATAAACTATATATTGATATGGGAGTTAGCAGTAAAAAACGGATTGAAGAACTGGGAATAAAAGTAGGAGACATGATATGTCCGTATGGAGAAATGATAGAACTGAATGAGAAAGGATACCTCGCAGGAAAAGCCTTTGATAATCGTGTAAGTGTAGCGACAGGAATATGGCTTATGAATATGCTGAAAAAGGAAAATACAGGTAATAAGGTTACTCTCGCGGCAACAGTACAGGAGGAAGTTGGGCTAAGAGGTGCAAGAACAACAGCACATAAAGTATTTCCTGACCTGGCAATAGCTGTAGATACTACTTTGGCAGGGGATACCCCCTTGAATAAAAACAATATAAAGCTTGGCAAAGGAGTAGCCATTAATGTTATTGATTCAATGACCATAATGAACAGGGGACTGCTTATTTATATTGAAAATCTGTGCAGAAAGAATGACATTCCTTATCAGCTGAGCTGTTTTACAGATGGTGGGACTGATGCAGGAAATATTCATAAGTCAGGAACTGGAATACTTGCAACAACTTTATCTATACCTATGAGATACATGCATACTCATCTTGGAGTCGTACATAAGGATGATATTATTGCGACATTGAAACTGCTGAAACTGATAATAGAAGATCTGACTCCTGAAAAGTATGACAGAATACTGAGGGAAAACTATAATTACAGTGAATAA